In the Sandaracinus amylolyticus genome, ACGTCGATCTCGATCCGGTGCGCATCGACGAGCGCGCGCGCGACGCGCTGCGGACCGTGGGCCCGGCGCCGAGGCGGCTCGACGCGCGGCTCGCGCGCGCCTGCCAGCACATCGCGCAGACCCTCACCGAGGAGCTGCGGCTCGAGGATCTCGCGGCGATCGCGGGGGTCCACCGTTGTCATCTCTGCCGGGTGTTCGCGCAGCACCTCGGGCTCTCTCCGCTGCGCTTCCGCGCGCACGTGCGCGTCGCGCGGGCGCGGGCGCTGCTCGCGGCGGGCGCGGACTGCATCTCGGTCGCGCACGAGGTGGGCTACTGCGATCAGAGCCACTTCAACCGGAGCTTCCGCGAGATCACCGGCACCACGCCGGGCGCGTACGCGCGGGTCGTGCGGATCGCGTGCGAGACCGGCAGCGCTCGCTGGCTCTCGGCGGCGTGATCGGAGTGTCCGAATCGCCTCGCTGGCGCCGATCACCGCAGATCCGACGACGACACCAGCGCGCCGAACGCGAGGCCGCTCGCGATGCCGAGGAGCGCGCCGACGACGACGTCGGTCGTGTGGTGCATGTCGCCGATGATCCGCAGCAGCGCGACCGCCGCGGCCGAGCCGATCGATCCGATGCAGAGGCCGGTGTCCCACGCATCGCCGAGCGCGCTGCGACGCGCGCACACGAGCGCGGCGCTGGTGGCCGCCAGCGCGGCGTGCAGCGAGTAGAAGCTGAGCGTCGCGGCCCGCGCATCACACGCGAACGGCGTCTCGGCGCACGCGAGCGTGTAGGGGCGAGCGCGCACCGTCGCGTGCTTCACCAGCTCGCCGAGCGTCCAAGTGAGCGCGAGCGCACCGATGCCGAAGAACAACGAGGGCGCGAGCGCGTCGGGGTCGTCGTGGGAGAGCGGATCGACGATCGCGTCGCCGATCGCGACCCCGACCGTCGCGAGGAGCAGCACGTCGCTCACCGTGCGAGCGCGCCCTCGGACGTCCTCGGTGCCGCCGCGGAGCGCGGCGCGGAGCGTGGTGTCGATCGCCGGCGCGCCGGGCGTCTCCGGCTCCCACTCGAGCTGCGCGTGCGCGGTCGAGGAGAGCACCGAGATCGCGATCACCCACACTGCCGTGCGCATTTTCACGTTCGCGATCACCGTAGTACGGAGTTGATTTCACCGTCGGACTCGGGCGGACAGTGCTCGGGGAGCTCGTCGGGTGTCGCGACGATCCCGCCGGGATCGACGCCACAGGCCTCGAGGAATTCGCGGTACACGTCGCGCGCGAAGCGCCCGATCGCGCCCGCGCCGCCGGTCACGAACAGATAGACCGTCTGCCACTCGACCGTGGTCGGCGCGTATTGCATCTCGGCCGCGCCGATCGCGCCGAGCGGACGCAGGCCCATGCCCCATCCGAGCATCGCCATCACACCGACCTGGATGCGATAGTCGTCGCCGCGATATCCCACGCTCCCACTCAGACCGAATGCGTCGATGCGATCGGGACGATAGGAATCCACGGTCTCGCGCGACAGCGGTGGTGACGCCGAGAGATTCGTGAACACGCCGAACGCGACTGGCACGATCCCGGCAATCGTCATCTCGCCGCCGAGCGCCGCTTGGAACACCGCATCGGCGTCGTACTCGCGTGCGATCCACACGCCCGGTCGGGGCGCCGACTCGCTCGATGGAAACGGGCGCACTCGACCCGCCGCGCCGACGACGCCGAGATCCAGCGCGACGAGGATCTCGGGATCGAGCGCGAGCGCGAGGCCCGATCGGATCGACCACGGGATCGGCGAGTCGCCCGCGAGATCGTCGCGGCGCTCGAACGTCGCGGCGGGCGCGCCCCCGACGACCATGCTCGCGTGATCGACCACCGACGCGGTCTCGCTGAGCGCGA is a window encoding:
- a CDS encoding helix-turn-helix domain-containing protein, with product MARTARAPRPTSSCEALSVRWSRHGEGYAALEVLEVDEAPSRAWSFVWPARVMVQARSAGVRFRAGRQRGELALGSVLVIDGPSAHVVLHTDRGASFRVVFGRPEGTAPGAALEVRTARVVDLDVDLDPVRIDERARDALRTVGPAPRRLDARLARACQHIAQTLTEELRLEDLAAIAGVHRCHLCRVFAQHLGLSPLRFRAHVRVARARALLAAGADCISVAHEVGYCDQSHFNRSFREITGTTPGAYARVVRIACETGSARWLSAA
- a CDS encoding phosphatase PAP2 family protein, with protein sequence MRTAVWVIAISVLSSTAHAQLEWEPETPGAPAIDTTLRAALRGGTEDVRGRARTVSDVLLLATVGVAIGDAIVDPLSHDDPDALAPSLFFGIGALALTWTLGELVKHATVRARPYTLACAETPFACDARAATLSFYSLHAALAATSAALVCARRSALGDAWDTGLCIGSIGSAAAVALLRIIGDMHHTTDVVVGALLGIASGLAFGALVSSSDLR